Proteins from a single region of Drosophila virilis strain 15010-1051.87 unplaced genomic scaffold, Dvir_AGI_RSII-ME tig00001750, whole genome shotgun sequence:
- the LOC138911633 gene encoding uncharacterized protein DDB_G0274935-like: MEMDIEVTNESHVESYKAPNESPTSASEADQQNNTNVSIDSQYRRQVLCLNGNEPAQRRLHSLQAQQQLLKRIENIRQQHHPADVQSLLEQQQHQLQLQQQQQFLLWLQEQQREQQQQNKQNSERLERLEKMVHEMASMIKQWRGDRTSPQLHSNALASQ; the protein is encoded by the exons ATGGAAATGGACATAGAGGTAACAAATGAAAGCCATGTTGAAAGTTACAAGGCTCCAAATGAAAGCCCTACTAGCGCTTCTGAGGCTGATCAGCAGAACAATACTAACGTCAGTATTGAT AGTCAATACCGGAGGCAAGTCCTATGCCTCAATGGCAACGAACCTGCCCAGCGCCGTCTACATAGTTTgcaagcgcaacaacaactacttaAGCGAATAGAAAATATcaggcagcagcatcatccAGCTGATGTTCAATCATTATtggaacaacagcaacatcagctgcaactacagcagcagcagcaattccTCTTGTGGCTTCAGGAGCAGCAacgggaacaacaacaacaaaacaagcaGAATAGTGAACGGCTAGAACGGCTGGAAAAAATGGTCCATGAAATGGCCAGCATGATAAAGCAATGGAGAGGGGATAGAACGAGTCCCCAGCTTCATAGCAACGCCCTAGCCTCCCAATGA